Within Actinomycetota bacterium, the genomic segment GATGAGATGAAGATGCCCCTCGCGGGCGTGGCGCTCGAGGATCTCGGTCGTCCCGTCCTCGGAGCGGTTGTCGGTCGCGACGACGAAGTCGACGCCCGCGTTCAGATGGAATGCGATCTGCTCGTCGACGATGTCAGCCTCGTCGCGGACGAGGAGGGTCATGACGAGCTTCATCGCCCGCCGAGAGTAGTCATCGCACCCACGAGACATGCTCGCTTCGGAGCAGCGTGTGCGGCCCCCGCCGCAGGCCGCTCAGACCGAGCAGCGCGAGCTGCGAGCGGTACTGCCGAATCGCCTTCCACTTCGCGAGCCGGTCGCGCAGCCCCACCGCGACGGGCTCGAACGACGCGGGTGGCCCTCCCCCGGCCCGGCGCGAATACGGCTGCTCGGCGTAGAGCCCGAGCCGCTCGCAGCCGAGCGCGCCCCGGTCGTCGAGCACGCGCGCGAGCCACTCGTGGTCGGGATGGCTGAGCGGGTAGCCGGGGGCGAGCAGCTCGTCCGCTCCGTCGGCGGCGACCCGGACCGCCTCTCGGACGCTCGCCTCGTCCCCGTGCCGCTCGTAGTCGACGCTCCCGAACGGGAGCCAGACGGGGACCGCCCCGAGG encodes:
- a CDS encoding PIG-L family deacetylase, whose translation is MTSQPEIGVRLKPDPSRAKRIVVLSPHLDDAVLSLGAAIASWARDGARVEILTVFACDPDSDAPSRGWDRRGGFATEGEAARARREEDRRACAILGAVPVWLPFGSVDYERHGDEASVREAVRVAADGADELLAPGYPLSHPDHEWLARVLDDRGALGCERLGLYAEQPYSRRAGGGPPASFEPVAVGLRDRLAKWKAIRQYRSQLALLGLSGLRRGPHTLLRSEHVSWVR